The Solea senegalensis isolate Sse05_10M linkage group LG12, IFAPA_SoseM_1, whole genome shotgun sequence DNA segment actccAAAACTATAGCAGGAGCGCCAAAAAAAGCAACCAGACTGCTTTTTCTGCTTTAAGAAGTACATTTGAAACTAACCTAAGGAACTTTACTTTCAGTCGTGTAACCAGGGTTATGGGGTGCCTGtaacccctccctccctcacctgcaGGTACATGTCCGCCAGCTCGTCCTCCTGGATGAGGTAATATATGCGTCCCACTTGTAACCACGTCTCtgactcttcctccctcttccccAAATCAATGGAAATCCTCAGACTCTGCTTGGTGTAGTCCAGAGACTTACGAGAAGACCTACAACACACaagacattttttcaaaaataaagagTTGTTAAACACACTGAAAGAGAAGAGAGTCAGGGGAAGGTTGTCAATCACCTCTCAGTGTTGAGTGTGAGGTAGAGGCTGCTGAGGATTTCCAGGTACTCTCCCTCTAATCTCTTGTCCTTGAGATCTCTGGATACCGACACACAGTGCTCAAAATAAACGATACTCTGACCGTACAGTAGCATGTCAGCGTACAGTCGACTCAGCACCTTGGCCACCACCATCTGACCTGAGAAGCACACAGCGAAAGTGTCACCACTTGTTCCTCAgcacttcatcttcatcacacatacagtatgtcagtgTCAGCTTACACCGTACATGTAAAACAGATAAACAAGCAGCTGTGCAAAAACCTGCAGTCATCACTGATAAACAACACACTAACTTATAAAACCCAGCCACAAACAACTCTGACCCCTCTTTTCCCGCCTAATGTAACAATGTGAGGAACAAAGACCACACCCCTGTGAGGTAATAAGGatatatttaataatgtttatttgtttgataGATATtatttgaatgttcatattgttttatatttgataGATTCCTGTGTTTAAGTCCTGAGTAATGCCGTATAGATTGAATAGATTGGCTTCCTGGATCCAGTGTTTGTATTATGCACACACCTCAGATGTTAGCCAGCAATAAGCCACCAGTCTcactatatattttttcatattgcttttgacacatttgatgtattttatgtttttatgtattacaaaatgtatttacttgAATTTGTATTTAGGTTTTGTAAATCTCGATGAGCACTTAAAGATGTTTTATTACCAATAATATGTCATtgtatttgacaaaaaacatattattatcACAATTGCAattactagtattattattattgttatacataACACCATACAAAAAGCATATGATTATGGATTTCTGTTACATTgtttgtccaccagagggcactgACGTGTTCTCATCAACTGAAACATTCACATACCTGCTTATCTCACAGTccacagaatagaatagaatagagtagaatagaatagcaaTTGCCCTTAAAACAAACTCTCCTTAAAAACAATAGCAGAgcaagaaatcatttaaaaattaaaacaaaagtttcTGCTTCACTTTACCAAGCTTTAACCAAGTTTACCTTCTGTGGTGATGATGTACTTACTGTGCAGGTTTCTGGCATGTAGTGCAATTAACAGTCCCATTTCATAACACGCTCTGGTTTCCTGTCTCCTCCCCCTGTCTTTGTAGCTCCGCCCCAGCCACAGGTAGGTCTGAACATGCTCCTCATCTGTGGGACTGTCCCAAAGCTCAAGAAAAAGGTGCAGTGATCTGGTGATATAATTAACACCAtagtcagtgagtgagttatTGCATCCCCTCGTGTTTTTCAATTGTATACGTCTTTAAATACAGATATCTGACCTGACGAGGAAGCGCTGTGCCACCCGTGACGCCCCCACATCCAGTGCCAGGCAGCCCAGGTTGGCCAGTGCAAGCGCCTGGTTCCTCTGATTCCCACTCTCCCTGGAGATGACCAAGGCTGAGTGGAGATGCCAGCCTGCCTCTGGGACGCGACCCTGTTGCCTCAGACACAAAGCCAAGAGGTTGTGGATCACTCCTCGCTGTGTGGGACTGTCTGAACCCTGGacagagatgcacacacacaaagctgcatTTCCACAAAGCAGTGCAGTACCAGTGCAGTTTAGAACACTCAACCCTGAGgtggtctttgtttttattacctgTTCAAGGATAAATCATTTTTGGGGAAACGACTGCTGTGTGGACACTTTTATCActttgtgtttactgttttcAACCAGACGATACCCAACAATTCTTTGTTGACTAATCAACTGACTACAGTGTGTCTAACTCTACCTGCTGGACAACAAGAGGGTGCTAAAAGTGGGATGTTGATCAGTTATTTTTGTACTAGTTCACAACTTTGGACTATGGAAACACAAATCATTGCATTTCAGTCAGACAACTcatgtttgaatgtttattaCATCACAATACAAATGATTTAGTTGGTTTAGTTTGGCGTTCAGGCTCTGACTTAATCACTCCCCACGGATATGTTTACATTGATCAGGGAGTGATTTCGTTTTCGTAACGCCTAAAGTTAGTTGGCGCCTGCAGGTGGAGTCTAGGTTGGAGGTGGGGCTTAAAGCACGAGCAGCAACACCAGTGCAGGGTAACAGTAGTAGAGGCAGGCGGAGGGAAAGATGGGACAGTTTGCAGGTTAAAGACTCCGCCAGTTTAGTGTATTTGAGGCGTGTCTTATAATTATTTGGTACCCAAAGAGTTTGGGTaccaaaatgaaccaaaaatgGAGCTAGAGAAATGATGTAGGTGAGTAACTACCTGAAGTGATGTGAGCAGTGGTTCTAGGACACTCTGGGCCCTCTCCGCTTGTCCTGTCAACACCAGCAACCACCCGAGCAGCACAGAGGCCTCAAAGCCCTCCTCCTCATTGATGTGGCCACCCATCTCTACGGCTTGTTGAACACAGAGCACTGCTTTGTCAAATGCATTATACTGCTGGTAGACTGAGGCCAAGCCCAAACACAAGTCCCTTTGGGTCTTCATGTCGTCCCCCTGCTCAGCTGTAGCCAACGCTCGCTGAAGGTAAACCACAATCTGGGCAGGGAGTAGGGAAGTTCCTTCCTTCCAGCGTGGATTCAGGCGAACAGAGTTCCTGATAAACAACTCAATCCCCTGAAAGGCATCATGGAGTGAGTGGTCTTGCCTTGAGTTCAGACTCAGAGAAGCCAGTGCTAAGTAAGGCATGTATTTACGATGATAGAGCCAGCTCAAGAGCCAGTTGAGGTCCAACGGAGCTATGGGTCGTCCCTCGGCAGCGGAGAGAGTTACAGTGAGAAACTGGAGTCTCTCAACAAAAGGAAGGGCGTCGTCAGTCTTCTTGAGAAGCAGGAAGAGGCTGGAGATGAGGTAGCAGACACGAGCCTCCAATCTTTTGTCTCCCATCACCACTGATCTCCTCAGGAGCAGCTTCAGCAGTTCGACCTCGTCTGTGGAGGTGAAGGTGTGGCTggggagacagaggagcagagcaCTGGCCTTCTCCAGAGTCTGGGGCAGTTTGTCAGTCATGCGCTGCTTCAAGTAGAGGGCAGTGAGGTTGGTGTAGAGAGCGATGAGGAGCGGGGTGTCGGAGAAACTGTCCACACAAACGCTCAGAGCCTCCTCATAGTACACCCGTGCCTGAGGTAAAGAGGAAACATAGGAGCTGATCAGTTAAATGTGTAGAAAAAATGGACACAGTCTGATTGCAGTCACCTGCAACCAAACACCTATTGGACAATATTAGCTGTAagtatgtgctgtgctttatcatttattttcctctaaactggaacataattcacaaaactgactcatgttctattgaagacctgaaactaccttgagaccattaactccttcTGAAAATGTActaacattataaatcaagtgaaaagtagCCTCCTTtatcccatagacttccattgaAACATGCTGCTTTTTACAAACAGGGGAATCACACCTGGTAactaactgctacttccattcTTCTCTATGGGCTTCACTTGAAAACCTGAAGACACTACATCCATATTTTATAGTCTTTGATCGATACACTCAAAACCTGTGTGAATACCGTAAATGAAgttctgacctgagagagcTTTAGCTTCCGGGCACAGAGTCTTCCCAGGAGAAAACATGCCCGTCGATGTGCCCAGTGCATGCCCGTCCTCTTGGCACACTCCCTGACACTCTCGAGGTGACCTGAGAGCTCGTCCTCAGTCTTCCCACTGAAGGTCAACCACAGGAAGGAGTACTGCAGGTCACACAGAGGCAGGAAGTCCTCCtggaaaaagaacaaacaaagtcaaattcTGTGAAAGAACAGAACATGTTCACCAAGGTAATGGTGGTAGATTTCtttaatgaaatcattttttctttaaatgatgaCCAGTTTtggtcataaaacaaaaaaaaatctagtcACATTATTTAATTGTAAAATAATTGTACGCCAATACAATTATAAGTGAGTTGTAAGATGGCGAGTGTAATTTGttaaataatgtaatttattaaCCAATAAATACTGTTAATTTCCCAATTCCTGATTCAGATCTCATGTAAAATGAACTAGAAGTTCTTTCAGAGACGTAAAAGATACAGAAGAAATCTGCTGCTCTGGTTTGGGCTTGATAAATGAATTAATGGTTGGACATGTTGAGGATCTGCTGACCTGGAAGTGTTCATGGTTGAGCAGGGTCAGTGTGGGGTCACTGAGATGGGATTCCTCCCCCTCCCAGCTGTTCTCCTCCAAGAAGAGAGGTGGGTCTTCCTGGAACTCGTCCAGCGTGAAGGACAGATGCTCCCCGTCGCGTGGCAGAGGGTTTTGGGAGTGATAAATGGACAGCCGTGgagaagagacagacacagagtggCGTGGGGAGGAGTGGTACGGGGGTGTTCCTCCACTTCGCTCTGATATGACACTCTGACGCGCGCTTGAAGAAACCTTATGATCTTTGAGGAGACAATGGATACAGCAGTTAAGTGTATCaatgcagagcaaagaaataatcTCATAAACAGCTGATTTCCACTGAGATTAGTGAAGCATTACCATGTTTGGGCTGACTCCTGATGTACATGAAATCTGAATCATCCAGcctgtctgaaaacacacaaggtaAATCAGTTAAAAGCACTCGTTTGAAGTAGAGATGGAAACACTGTGTGGCTTCTCTTACTCCCAGAACTAATGAAGCAGTAGCAGAATTTAAGAAATAAACATTagctccttttcttcttttctttttttacctagCCTGTATACAGAACTGATGTCAGATGAGAAGAGTCTTTCCAGCAGGCCACTGTCACTTGGCTCAGGGTCACATGGGTTAACTTGAGCCAGGCTGGCTCGCTCCTCCTCAGTAAGAAAGACCAACTGTCCATCTCTGTGCAGGAGAAACAAAGGCAGCATTATTATCATCAGAGCCGTCTCCCCGTCCTCCTCACCCGATCCACCATGTCCAGACTGCAGATACACTCAATAGAAATTCATTAAAAACCGGAGACGGACCATAAACAAGAGTTAACTAATGTGGATTCGATCAAGATAAAGTGCTTTAAAGCTAGAATGACGCACAACATCACCAGACTGGTACATTCAAACCATGTCATGTATTGTATGACTTTAAAACATGGCGCTTCTTACAGTGGCATGGTGTCCAGGGGTTTGACGTGGGCCTTGTGTATAAATCCAGTGTGACCggtggatgtgtgtgttcctATGAACACGCCAAGAGCTTGGACTAGCAGACCTTGGATCTCCACAATGTCACCTTGGCACAGTTGGAGCTCATCTGGCCCCAGTGGACAGTAGTCAACCACTGCTACACAGGAACCTGTGACTGAGATATTTAATGAGGAAAACAGGATTAGGACAAGCAAAACATATTAAATGTTTGAGCATACAAGAGAAAACATAGACATTGATGTAAGCAGTAAATAAGGCCACATCAACAGTCACACTACTCCATTTTCAtataaaagcagcattttttaGATAAAAGCGATTTGTGTCTAGACAAGTGTTTCAGCTCTGTATCAGAAGAAATCTGTCCCTAAAAACACTTATCATGTGCATGCTGGTGTAAACAGAAAGCTTATTATCTCCTCTGCAGTTGTATACTTATTTTCAAAGTACTAGataaacaacaatggtgaaaaatCAGAGCACAGATTTCTTTCATTAGACTGAAGACAAGGAAAATATAAACTAAGTTTTAATGGTgctttttgttcacagctgTTAAATAAGTTATGGTCGATAGGAACACATTAGGGAGTGACTGTGTGTATAACTGTGTAATTTTTGCCCAAATACTGTCATGCAGCCATagagttttcaaactaaaacagaagctgtttttaaaatgccaAAACACCAGTCTAATGTTAACAACAGGTGCATAAGGAGCAGATTGTCtttctaaatgaatgaatttagtATGCATGTAACCTAAGCCCTCGCATTGAAGCTGcagcctaaaaaaaaacagaacttaaaAAGGCCAAAATAGTTGTGCATGTGTAGGTTTGTCACTTTATGCAAAACCTGGCCCACATttgaacccttttttttttaaataaaatatttacaagaGTACAAATTAAAGAGTACAAATTAAATTACAGCATCTTTAGAATTATTCGGATTTTCGTTTACACTGCTCTTTTACATGCCAGCACCACAAACCTTCACAGTTAAATATCATATTAGTGCCTGAGTTTAACGTATGTGCAAATGCATGTGATAATGCTACATTATTATTACGTATATTAACATGCTGCCTAGCATGCGTGTGCTTTGTGTTACCAAATGGATGTTCAAATGATTCCTTTTCTGCTGGTGAGCATCCAGCCCAGCCTGGGTACTTCCTCAGGAACCACCTGACCAAACAGGAAGCACTGTTTAATTCTCAGTGTGTGAAAATGCCCAACACATGTAATACGGCTCTTTTTATTGAGCCAAAAACAATTTGAATTAATATCCATttcaatattaataaatatatatctgaAGTGGCACATTTGATGAAGAGTGACTCACTGATAGAAGGGGTACGGCAGCGGCTGCATGGCATTGACTGGCACCAGGCCATGGTTTCCTGTGGAGAGCATGGTGCCCTCCCGCATGTTGTCCTGGCCCGTGTCCTTTACCATCAGCAGGTCATTCTTTTTGAACGGCAGCTGTTCTTCGTCGTCATCATCCTGCTCACTTCTTGTAAACAGTGCCTTAGCGAAGAAGGATCCTGCAAAGAGATTCATGGCTTTAATGCACAAAATGCAAGCGAGCATTTCTAAAACCAGACACCGACAGTGATTCCagaatgacatttttcatttatcaaaGTCACCACACTTACGTTAAAGATCAGCAAAACTATTACAGCCACTGCGTACTCATTCAATCTTTTTGAAATGATGAATGTTTTATAGCCCTCCTAATGTAATTCCTATCACTAGTTGCCAGCACTGCAGTCCTGTTATATAATTCTATGAAGCTTTTTGTCTCGGGGAAATGCTCAGGAGATATAAGTCATGTCTGTGTAGAGCATGCAGGCAGGAGGGAATCAATACTACAGGCAGATACTATAATAATTGAGCTTGAGCTAGTAATGTTGtacaataaaaaagataaaattgctaaaaataaagcaacaacCTGCTATAATTTCATTCAATTACACTGTTTAAAGAAGAGTTGtggtcataaaaatgaaatgggatcccattgtttgtttgtaattacAGTAGAAGTAGTGTAGATACTGGCTATACACAGTAAAGCACATGGAGCTTAAAGGCTGCAAGTCGTTTATTGCAATAATGTTCAAAGTCATGTGCACCAGCAACAGTCTAtatactgtctgtgtgtttaatgaGGTAAGTGAAAAAGTGATTCCAAGTAATGGGATCAGATGTCATGTCGTAGCTTCGTACAGCTTATTCATTGTCCCATTGTGGTCAATTCAATGcaacaagacacaaacactAGTCTGATACAGGatttatttaaccctttaacaccaagcggATTGCAAAGACACGTTCGCAGAAGCGAACTTTGCATTACCGCAGTCACGTGATGGTTTgatcggaaaaattccagccgtttctgaaagctgaaagTTGCAAGTCAAATCCAACATGTGGATATTACGGTCATTTTATtagcgctgttgcaggaagccagcaaTCAGCATCTTTGAAAGAGTAGCAAAAACGCTTGtacattttttggcctgtttttggacattgacacaaaaactcaaagaaatgttattttaaatactgtatgttttatactgttcatatttaaaatgtaacatgcacagtagtttttttaattaaatacaatcttggcttcattttaaatttaacatgcaataaattgtaaataacattacaattttctggcccttttatggttaaaataagcaaaaaatagtccagacattttgaggcttaggtgttaaggGTTAACTTTAGGTGTAAAGGGTTAACATTCAGAAATCTTATGAAGATTAGTCATTTTACAGATTCACTGTGTCCCTAAAATTCTCACCAATCTTCCATTGAATGACGTTACAACATGGGTAACTGACCTTCCTGGAGTAACAGTCCCAGGTAGAGGGTGGCCAGATGTTCTTCATCCACGCTTACATTAATCTCCAGGTCACTGAGCAGCTCTGAGTCCAGCCAGAACGACTGGTCACACAAGAAGTTCTCCAAGCAGCGAGCCACATAGCCTGAGACAGAGCAGACAAAACTCCCCATTGAATGCCAATAATAGTTTTGAGGATGATATCTTTCCTTAAAACCCATAACAAGTTTGTATTTCCTTTACAGCATTACACTTGACATGTGACACAATCAAGTTGAAAACTATAATTAGGGAGCTTTCACACACTAAACAACTGCTTCCTTGAGATCAAAAGTTTGTCCTTATTCAGATGTGTAACAACCAAAACTGGAAGAACCTTTTGTCATGCACCGTAAGtttacacttcctgttttattttgtgttagttagtttgacttcagtgtcacttcctgttttattttgtgttagttagttttagttcagtgtcacttcctgtttcattttggggttttctctacttcctgtgagcaccttCTCTGCCTTGTTCTGCGTCTCGTCTGATTtcctgattgttttcacctggtgcTCCTGACCCTCACTCCCTATATATACTCCCTTCTCCCTTCTCCCGTTTCCTGTTGCCAGAGCGTTAtatgtgtgttgtcagtgtctCTTGTTTGGAACAAAGAAATAGATCTTTTGTTGTTATAGTCTAGctaaggtttttgtttgtttctcagtctCAGGTCAAGTTTAGCTTAGCGTTTAGCCTTTTTTCAGAGCTGTTCCAGCTCACCTTTTGTTTGCTGATTTAAGGAGTCAGTAAAGCTCTTTGTGCATTTGCAATTCTTGGACTGATGATATCTGTCTTTCTGGCcattaaataaattacaatgGGTGTGGCTTCTTACCTAATGCCAGGTAAGTTGAAAATTTCCAAATTTCCTCCACAGTCTTGAACGTGAGCACAAAACTGTCCTTCTCGGCGTGGACAGACACCAGACGTGCAGACAAGTCCTGCAATAACACACATCTCATTTTTCATCcatcacatacagtaaaaatcaatcacatttcaaattacATACACTACACAGGCATTTGCTGACTCATATCATAGTGCACTTTATTCTTTATTGTGGTTTCAGAGAGTAATGCGTACATTACACAGACATTAGTACTGTAATCTCTGTGTAATCTCTGCGCCGTCAGCTCTGACTCTCACTCACTTTAAAGAGCTGGATGACGTCCTGGCTGTTGCTCTCTACCACTCGTAGTCGCGTGCGCAGAGCCTCCTGTAGGGTCCGGTCAGGATCCTCGCTGGAGCGTCTCCGTCCAGTGAACAACAGCACAATTTCTAAAAAGAATTCTGTGATTAATCGCACTTCTCCCTAATTCAAATAATCTTAGAtgaaaagttattttttaaagacaagATAGAGGGATACTGTATATCACTTTTAATGTAggtaaatagatagatagatagatagatagatagacctTCTTATTCTAATTATTCAACTAACTGTGATATGTGTAGCATTTATCTGTATTAATGGTGATGTATGTAGCTTAAAATTCATTTCCCCATGGAGATGGTAATGTGTATTGTATCACATGGTATGGTATTGTATCATAATCCTTTACTCAGTTTGTCAAACTAACCCATTTGGACAAATTAGGGAGGATGAGGGAAAAATACCCAACATAAATGAAGTATTGTCCTTCCTACAAACAAGAGAGACATAAACTTCACAAGAGTTCATTACAGGGTTTCTATGGGTGCTCATATTTCCGCGAGCAGCTCGATGAGCTCTGTGTTGGTCCCTGGAGGAATGACATAGCTATTAAGCTTCTAATTGGACTCTCAGTGAAGCCAATTAAGTCCATTTGTGAGGAAGAACGTATGGGGACGAGATGGATGAAGCTTAAGTGCTGACGGTGTAAAAGATCAGTAGACAAGCAAATGCGTTCCATCATTATGCAGAAACGTAGCATGCACGGGGAATACTTGTGAGGGTAAAGTAGTGTGTAGATAAGTGTGTAATATAAGCAGTGGACTCATTGGAAGCAACATTCACAAACCTGAGGAGAATTTATCTCCCAGAGACACAGTGCTTCCTCTAAAGAatgcttccttcttcttccagTAACTGTCTGACTCCACCCCTCCTTCACCTGACTCCACCACCGgaccatcctcatcctcaccaGTACctgagagagacaaaaacatgcatgaatCATGTTGAAGCTGTAGTCATTATTAAGTAGTTATTAATGCTGTATTCTGCATGGCCTTATTATATAACCAGTGAGCCAtaataacctcagaattattgcttaCTTGTAGTAAGTGAGGAAGTTGTTGTATACATGTGCTTTGGTTAGTATGGACTTTATCAGGTGCTAGTATCATAAAAATAGTTATTCTTCCTTAATAACACCTAATGAATATGGTCTGTTCttacataacaaaacacaaaactacacGTGTTAATAGTGTCCAAATAACTCTAAATTAAGTATTTGTTACTTAGAATATGTTCCCCATACTAAAGTGACATCTTGATCACTACTAATTCACTAGTAATTGAACACTTATTAACCAACACATGTGCCTTAATGTAGAGTTGCCTCCGTCTCCTATTCTTGTGATGCtaccaccttataaagtccataCTAAGCAAAGCACATTAAGACTGTAATTCATATACAATAACTTCCTTACTTAAAACTAATAAGCAATAtttctgaggttattgagggaaaactcttagttaatggcttactggttatataataaggccatgcagattaaggcattaataagtacttaataatgactcattaagagccaatatgttactaatttgcatgctaaaAAGcaactaaatctaaatctaaagtgttaccatcCATATAATTAAAATGGCATACACGAATgcaagaaaaagtgaaaaataaaaacacacatgaaaagaTTATAAAGGCAATCATATCAATGTTTCCACATGTATGACGGGTAAGGTATAACACTAAAGTATAGCACTGTACCTGAGGTTTGACACCAGTAAAACAACATTCCGTAGTTGACAGATTAATTAATGGTTTGCAGTAAAGCTTTCAAAGGTTTGACTGGGTCACTTGTGCTGCACCGTGGTTTAGAAAAGTCAAATAGATTTCTTTGAATGCATATTAAAGATATATATTATAGAATGACATGTCACCTCAAACCTTCTTCATGtccataaatatatacagttgTCTGTAGCCCTTCAGACCAAATAAACTAATTCACTATAATcttaagattcaagatttctttattgtaaaGTCCAAGTGTTTCCTTACACATGTGAATATATTCGTAAGTCATATTTTCTTAGTCAAGGCCAACAAGTGTGCAAAGTGTATATGATGTTaatccagtgtttcccaaacagcAAATTGTATTTTGACAATGTCAGGTGTATCatgtggaaacatttttatcaaaatggTCATCGTAGGGGCGATTGGAAGCATACTGTAATTACAGTCCAATTCCCCAGACAGCACAGAGTGCGGAGATTTAACTGGAATTGTTACCATATGACACTATTGATGGAAATCACTGTTTTTTCCATCGAAGAAAACATATCAGCCTTTAGTCACATGGTTGAACACATGAGTAAGAGCTGTTGTTTCCAACCCGTCTTGTCTGATAAATGCTGATACCACACATGATATATCCCAAATGTTCTCATATGACCTCAAGAACAAATGTATTGTTGGTGTGAttattcttcctctgtttggtctttatgAACAAAGTTGATCCTTCATCTTGAGGCTTTGCCAAACAACACTATCAGCCCTTTTGGGCAGTAGAATTCCCTGGACgctactttgtgttttcagtcatactccatctcactttactcgggcaatgttgctgttgcctccgtctctCTTGGCATAAAATAAATCCCTTCCTGTATCAAACTGCTACAGGCTTAATTAACATTGTATGAACTAATTtcacagtggtttgaatgtaacggacATTAGATAAttaacactgtcacacactgcacacacacaacagatcaATATAATCTAAATAGTTAAAAATGCTCCATTGTCCAGGGAGGATGTCCCAAACACTTCCTTCCTAAAAGACCCTCATGATATTGGTTTGGTCCAGTTAACAGTTAGTCTGTTAAAATACGACATGAACTGACAGGGATTTTGTGTGACACATACAAATGATCTGTGAAACAAACTCTACCTTGAGTCATGATGTCGTTCCCTGAGAAGTGATCATTTGTTCCCCCAAGAGTGTACGGTGATTCCCTCCACAGAGCATCCAGCTCAGCAGGAGAGATGTCTGTGAGAAGGCAAGCAAATCAGTGCACAGCTGGACCAGAACATGAACATAGTTCACATACTTCAGATAGTACAGTGTATCCTAAAGGAATACTTCAATATTTTGGGAAATATGAATTTGCATTATTATATATGAGCCACAGCTGCTGTGCAACATCTAGCTGATTTAGCTTAGCAATGGTTACATCACTCACTATACTATAAAAAGATCAACACTTAACTAATGAGATTTATCGGTTCTTCTTGGGATTGTAGTCAAGCTGTTTACGGTCTTCATGTTGTGCCGGGATCAGACTACACAATATTTGTGTCTTtcatgtcagattatcaatccCAGTGGCACAGATTATTGCTGTGTCTTATTCAAGGGACTGGCAATGGTTCGACCTCGACCAATCATCATTTACGACACTGTAGGAGTTCATAGGTCATTGGAGAAGCGGGGCGAGGAGTTGTCAATCATGGGTCCCAAAGTGTCATGATTGATGCTCGAGGTCTTGtgctcagacacaaaaaagaaaagaaagggaaaaaagattGTGGAGTCACTATTCCACCTAACAGCTTCCATCTTCCTCTGTGCCATGTTTCTGTCAGTATGTTACACCttgttaatataataataatgtacgACCAAATCGCTTTAAAATCAGCCTGAAATTGTGTAGTCTGGTCCCGGTGTAAGCCTTACTATctgattaaaagtgaaaatattgtgTGTAGCTCTACCCCACATTGTCTAGTAG contains these protein-coding regions:
- the sh3tc2 gene encoding SH3 domain and tetratricopeptide repeat-containing protein 2 isoform X3, with protein sequence MTQGTGEDEDGPVVESGEGGVESDSYWKKKEAFFRGSTVSLGDKFSSEIVLLFTGRRRSSEDPDRTLQEALRTRLRVVESNSQDVIQLFKDLSARLVSVHAEKDSFVLTFKTVEEIWKFSTYLALGYVARCLENFLCDQSFWLDSELLSDLEINVSVDEEHLATLYLGLLLQEGSFFAKALFTRSEQDDDDEEQLPFKKNDLLMVKDTGQDNMREGTMLSTGNHGLVPVNAMQPLPYPFYQWFLRKYPGWAGCSPAEKESFEHPFVTGSCVAVVDYCPLGPDELQLCQGDIVEIQGLLVQALGVFIGTHTSTGHTGFIHKAHVKPLDTMPLDGQLVFLTEEERASLAQVNPCDPEPSDSGLLERLFSSDISSVYRLDRLDDSDFMYIRSQPKHDHKVSSSARQSVISERSGGTPPYHSSPRHSVSVSSPRLSIYHSQNPLPRDGEHLSFTLDEFQEDPPLFLEENSWEGEESHLSDPTLTLLNHEHFQEDFLPLCDLQYSFLWLTFSGKTEDELSGHLESVRECAKRTGMHWAHRRACFLLGRLCARKLKLSQARVYYEEALSVCVDSFSDTPLLIALYTNLTALYLKQRMTDKLPQTLEKASALLLCLPSHTFTSTDEVELLKLLLRRSVVMGDKRLEARVCYLISSLFLLLKKTDDALPFVERLQFLTVTLSAAEGRPIAPLDLNWLLSWLYHRKYMPYLALASLSLNSRQDHSLHDAFQGIELFIRNSVRLNPRWKEGTSLLPAQIVVYLQRALATAEQGDDMKTQRDLCLGLASVYQQYNAFDKAVLCVQQAVEMGGHINEEEGFEASVLLGWLLVLTGQAERAQSVLEPLLTSLQGSDSPTQRGVIHNLLALCLRQQGRVPEAGWHLHSALVISRESGNQRNQALALANLGCLALDVGASRVAQRFLVRSLHLFLELWDSPTDEEHVQTYLWLGRSYKDRGRRQETRACYEMGLLIALHARNLHSQMVVAKVLSRLYADMLLYGQSIVYFEHCVSVSRDLKDKRLEGEYLEILSSLYLTLNTERSSRKSLDYTKQSLRISIDLGKREEESETWLQVGRIYYLIQEDELADMYLQAAVKTALRMNDSHFAMSIYEEAGDVYFRGHRNQMSSLPFFRDGSLPFARCIKDVHSEFRLLSKLTELLMNHGELEEALQYAPLAVEIAAKTAVQVNERTAYHRLATVYYRLQQYEMAENYYLKCLSLCPPLLQHPKESRYYTKVYCRLGNITLHKLKDAFDAVGYFHLALAAALEDQSHPEALYVVYMKLAEIHGNHMPDAHLCQVYRDRAQSLRRVLAGEDDPDPELNLQREQHSDVEMAHTDSLFKSTDSIPEDEDYKGESSPRTCVRPVPAKDGCGDTDPGNAHGKEDHHHYLPDTDGACGDRCETDTITSQSYSDSIFTESFDTAKEQMSDTSSSTDTSQTYQNPTEGADPDFDTDHNMSTQVPVHPTNDITGDTDVRDTDSHKAKDARADPIEEDVSLEDSRPELDHREAVGLHPDKTVSVDNACDCTETHESETRDTG